In Janthinobacterium sp. 67, a genomic segment contains:
- a CDS encoding DoxX family protein, translating into MKNFPFLSVAQAMLLLRVAIAVMFMAHAIVRIANGTIPRFAGFLEDKGFMYGLAVVWAITVVEIVCGSLLIAGKYMRWAAAGLMVICVGGIVIVHAAKGWFVGEHGAGGVEYSIVLFVACVVIAASDRGRAGARLT; encoded by the coding sequence ATGAAAAATTTCCCATTTCTCAGTGTTGCCCAGGCCATGCTGCTGCTGCGCGTGGCCATCGCCGTCATGTTCATGGCGCATGCCATCGTGCGCATCGCCAACGGCACCATTCCCCGCTTTGCCGGTTTCCTGGAAGACAAGGGATTCATGTACGGCCTGGCCGTCGTGTGGGCGATTACCGTCGTCGAAATCGTTTGCGGCAGTTTGCTCATCGCCGGCAAATACATGCGCTGGGCGGCGGCCGGGCTGATGGTGATCTGCGTCGGCGGCATCGTCATCGTGCATGCGGCCAAGGGCTGGTTCGTGGGCGAGCATGGCGCCGGCGGCGTGGAATACAGCATCGTGCTGTTTGTCGCCTGCGTCGTCATCGCCGCCAGCGACAGGGGGCGCGCCGGAGCGCGCCTGACGTAA
- the gmk gene encoding guanylate kinase → MSHPTAFSGSLFVVAAPSGAGKSTLVNALLAQEPGIKLSISTTTRAPRPGEQHGREYYFTTAEDFVARADQGEFLEWAEVHGNYYGTSRIMVEQQMLAGTDILLEIDWQGARQVRKQFPRAAGIFILPPSIDALEERLNKRGQDEPHVITRRLLAAGGEIAHAPEFEYVIINEEFTVALSELSAIVRAARCRFAQQAARNASLFAQLGLHAE, encoded by the coding sequence ATGAGCCACCCTACCGCCTTCTCCGGCAGCCTGTTCGTGGTCGCCGCGCCATCGGGCGCCGGCAAATCGACACTGGTCAATGCATTGCTGGCGCAAGAGCCCGGCATCAAACTGTCGATCTCGACCACCACGCGCGCGCCCCGTCCGGGCGAGCAGCATGGCCGCGAGTACTATTTCACGACGGCGGAAGACTTTGTCGCGCGCGCCGACCAGGGCGAGTTCCTGGAATGGGCGGAAGTGCATGGCAATTACTACGGCACTTCGCGCATCATGGTGGAACAGCAAATGCTGGCCGGCACCGATATCCTGCTGGAAATCGACTGGCAGGGCGCGCGCCAGGTGCGCAAGCAATTTCCCCGCGCGGCCGGCATTTTCATCCTGCCGCCATCGATCGATGCGCTGGAAGAACGCTTGAACAAGCGCGGCCAGGACGAGCCGCACGTGATCACGCGCCGCCTGCTGGCGGCCGGCGGCGAAATCGCACACGCTCCCGAGTTCGAGTATGTTATTATCAATGAAGAGTTTACGGTCGCTTTGTCCGAACTGAGCGCGATCGTGAGAGCGGCCCGTTGCCGGTTTGCGCAACAAGCGGCCCGCAACGCATCGCTATTCGCCCAGCTGGGCCTGCACGCAGAGTAA
- the rpoZ gene encoding DNA-directed RNA polymerase subunit omega, which yields MARITIEDCLKQIPNRFQLTLAATYRARQLLQGHTPKVEAKDKPTVVALREIAAGKVGIEMLKKVPM from the coding sequence ATGGCCCGTATCACAATCGAAGATTGCCTGAAGCAGATCCCTAACCGTTTCCAGCTGACCCTGGCTGCGACTTATCGCGCACGCCAGTTGTTGCAAGGCCACACCCCTAAGGTGGAAGCCAAGGACAAGCCTACCGTAGTCGCACTGCGTGAAATCGCTGCCGGTAAAGTCGGCATCGAAATGCTGAAAAAGGTCCCGATGTAG
- a CDS encoding RelA/SpoT family protein has product MSLTPADTTSAALPPLAPRQAAKSQGASAPGVGTSGGNPSAVPPAPALGVASVSHLADKLAEYLSPADLKKVKEAYRFSDEMHLGQMRRSGEPYISHPIAVAEICADWKLDAQAIMAALLHDVMEDQDVKKDELIERFGAPVAHLVDGLSKLEKIEFQTQIEAQAENFRKMLLAMASDVRVILIKLADRLHNMRTLDFMTAAKKRRIASETMEVYVPIAHRLGLNNIYHELQDLSFSHLYPMRYRTLAKAVKAARGNRREVVNKIMEAVKSTLSMAELEADVTGREKTLYDIYKKMRSKHLSFSQVLDVYGFRVVVSSFADCYVTLGTLHSLYKPMPGKFKDYIAIRKLNGYQSLHTTVIGPYGTPVEFQIRTQEMHRTAESGVAAHWLYKSGESNPSDLQQRTHAWLQSLLDIQQQTGDSAEFLEHVKVDLFPDSVYVFTPKSKIIALPRGATAIDFAYSIHTGIGDQTVAVKINNETSPLRTELHNGDIVEIITDSSSRPSPTWLSFVRTGKARSAIRHHLRTINLPESIALGQQLLSQALQTLNIDADLPAPLVERLLNESSANSMDELYADIGIGKRMATLVARHIFGLIGGEAASMPVEHNSGSELDPVTICGSEGVSVQLAPCCLPIPGDQIIGQLRRDQGLLVHTSDCSQAKRQRAKEPDRWIAVRWGTELNRRFDCRIKVLINSERGILARVAAEIGESDANIIYVGMDEDKDNVLDQLRFTVQVKDRVHLAALLRNVRRVAGVNRILRERN; this is encoded by the coding sequence ATGAGTCTGACCCCAGCCGACACGACTTCCGCAGCACTGCCGCCCCTGGCCCCGCGCCAGGCGGCAAAATCGCAGGGCGCTTCCGCGCCCGGCGTCGGCACGTCCGGCGGCAATCCCTCCGCAGTGCCGCCGGCACCCGCCTTGGGCGTGGCCTCCGTCAGCCACCTGGCCGACAAGCTGGCCGAATACCTGTCTCCCGCCGACCTGAAAAAAGTCAAGGAAGCCTACCGCTTCTCCGACGAAATGCACCTGGGCCAGATGCGCCGCTCGGGCGAGCCGTACATCTCGCATCCGATCGCCGTCGCTGAAATCTGCGCCGACTGGAAACTCGACGCGCAAGCCATCATGGCAGCCCTGCTGCACGACGTGATGGAAGACCAGGACGTCAAGAAGGATGAATTGATCGAGCGCTTCGGCGCACCGGTGGCGCACCTGGTCGACGGCCTGTCGAAACTGGAAAAGATCGAATTCCAGACCCAGATCGAAGCGCAGGCGGAAAACTTCCGCAAGATGCTGCTGGCGATGGCGTCCGACGTGCGCGTGATCCTGATCAAGCTGGCCGACCGCCTGCACAATATGCGCACCCTGGACTTCATGACGGCGGCAAAAAAACGCCGCATCGCCAGTGAGACCATGGAAGTGTACGTACCGATCGCGCACCGCCTCGGCCTGAACAATATCTACCACGAGCTGCAGGACCTGTCGTTCTCGCACCTGTACCCGATGCGCTACCGCACCCTGGCGAAAGCCGTCAAGGCGGCGCGCGGCAACCGGCGCGAAGTGGTCAACAAGATCATGGAAGCGGTGAAAAGCACCTTGTCCATGGCCGAACTCGAGGCCGACGTCACGGGCCGCGAAAAGACCCTGTACGACATCTATAAAAAGATGCGCAGCAAGCATTTGTCGTTCTCGCAAGTGCTGGACGTGTACGGCTTCCGCGTGGTGGTGAGCAGCTTTGCCGACTGCTACGTGACCCTGGGCACCCTGCACAGCCTGTACAAGCCCATGCCGGGCAAGTTCAAGGATTACATCGCGATCCGCAAGCTGAACGGCTACCAGTCGCTGCACACGACCGTCATCGGCCCCTACGGCACGCCCGTGGAATTCCAGATCCGCACGCAGGAAATGCACCGCACGGCCGAGTCCGGTGTGGCGGCGCACTGGCTGTACAAGAGCGGCGAATCGAACCCGTCCGACCTGCAGCAGCGCACCCATGCGTGGCTGCAATCGCTGCTCGACATCCAGCAGCAGACGGGCGACTCGGCCGAATTCCTCGAACACGTCAAGGTCGACCTGTTCCCCGATTCCGTCTACGTGTTTACGCCGAAGTCGAAGATCATCGCCCTGCCGCGCGGCGCCACGGCCATCGACTTCGCTTATTCGATCCACACGGGCATCGGCGACCAGACCGTGGCCGTCAAGATCAACAACGAAACCTCGCCCCTGCGCACCGAGCTGCACAACGGCGACATCGTGGAAATCATCACCGATTCCTCGTCGCGCCCCAGTCCGACGTGGCTGTCGTTCGTGCGCACCGGCAAGGCCCGTTCGGCCATCCGCCACCATCTGCGCACGATCAACCTGCCCGAATCGATCGCCCTGGGCCAGCAGCTGCTGTCGCAGGCGCTGCAGACGCTGAACATCGACGCCGACCTGCCAGCGCCATTGGTCGAACGCCTGCTCAACGAATCGAGCGCCAATTCCATGGACGAGCTGTATGCGGACATCGGCATCGGCAAGCGCATGGCCACCCTGGTGGCGCGCCACATCTTCGGTTTGATCGGCGGCGAAGCGGCCAGCATGCCGGTGGAACACAACAGCGGCAGCGAGCTCGACCCCGTCACCATCTGCGGCAGCGAAGGCGTCTCCGTGCAGCTGGCGCCATGCTGTTTGCCGATTCCCGGCGACCAGATCATCGGCCAGCTGCGCCGCGACCAGGGCTTGCTCGTGCACACGAGCGACTGTTCGCAAGCGAAGCGCCAGCGCGCCAAGGAACCGGACCGCTGGATCGCCGTACGCTGGGGAACCGAACTGAACCGCCGCTTCGACTGCCGCATCAAAGTGCTGATCAACAGCGAACGGGGCATCCTGGCCAGAGTCGCCGCCGAAATCGGCGAATCCGACGCCAACATCATCTACGTGGGCATGGACGAAGACAAGGACAACGTCCTCGACCAGCTGCGCTTCACCGTGCAAGTCAAGGACAGGGTCCACCTGGCCGCCCTGCTGCGCAATGTACGCAGAGTGGCCGGCGTGAACCGCATCCTGCGCGAACGTAACTAA
- a CDS encoding transposase, whose protein sequence is MARVQRLFVPGMPLHVVQRGADRQICFFDPADFLWYLQQLQRHSHAQSCALHAYVLMTNHVHLLLSADSVLAVSRMMKALGQEYAHYINWRRRRTGPLWDGRYKSCVVQDETYLLVCQRYIELNPVRAGMVRYPGHYRWSSYRCNAEGREDALVRPHPLYLSMGNNPDERRQAYAALFHADEETAVQALRAASRGNAVVGSAKFVRELQTRKA, encoded by the coding sequence ATGGCCAGAGTCCAGCGTTTGTTTGTGCCTGGTATGCCCTTGCATGTGGTGCAGCGAGGAGCGGACAGGCAAATCTGCTTCTTTGATCCCGCCGATTTCCTTTGGTATTTGCAACAACTGCAGCGGCACTCACATGCGCAAAGCTGCGCGCTGCATGCCTATGTCCTGATGACGAATCATGTGCATCTGTTGCTCTCGGCGGATAGCGTTCTTGCCGTGTCGCGCATGATGAAAGCCTTGGGGCAAGAATATGCGCATTACATCAACTGGCGCCGCCGTCGGACCGGGCCGCTGTGGGACGGGCGCTACAAATCCTGCGTGGTGCAAGACGAAACCTATTTACTGGTATGCCAGCGCTATATTGAGCTCAATCCCGTGCGTGCGGGCATGGTGCGCTATCCGGGGCATTACCGATGGTCCAGCTATCGTTGTAATGCGGAGGGGCGCGAGGATGCCCTGGTAAGGCCGCATCCACTCTATTTAAGCATGGGTAACAATCCGGATGAGCGGCGGCAAGCCTACGCTGCTTTATTTCATGCGGACGAAGAAACGGCTGTTCAGGCATTGCGTGCCGCCAGCCGTGGCAATGCGGTCGTTGGAAGTGCCAAATTTGTGAGGGAACTGCAAACCCGCAAAGCGTGA